One Sander vitreus isolate 19-12246 chromosome 23, sanVit1, whole genome shotgun sequence DNA window includes the following coding sequences:
- the ano6 gene encoding anoctamin-6, translating to MSDNDIFEMDSVCETDELEGETDVGIIDEGVVYPEEFLPIYHSFEDGTTVAKAHLVEFNNKPDSLFFNDGVRRIDFILVYEDEDKKDFEKRHAFQRHKRRRETFEASLMKMGMELEATQSVTDEKLMFLKVHMPWDTLCTYAEVLHIKLPIQPNDLSSRPSPWRFFSCITKHFYPNEELITKEAEFFTAPFEKKRLEYFHVRDKDVFFTAAMRSRMAYYILSRAPYEIRGSIKKFGVTKLLDAGVYKAAYPLHDCRFNVKSKEEGCPNERYLLYEEWAHPKSFYKMQPLNLIRKYYGEKVGIYFAWLGFYTRMLALAAVVGLCCFIYGYTTQETSTWSKEVCDPEIGGKIVMCPQCDRECKYWTLDSTCEASKKLCIFDNFGTLVFAVFMSVWVTLFLEFWKRYQAELEYTWDTVEFLEQEELPRPEYEAKCIYERKNPVTGVKEKVPYTACGRCVRVSIGIGTVLFWILLIIASIVAIIVYRLAAFFAFSTKLRSQDLKELQTLKDYVTPQMATSVTASLISFVIIMILNILYERVAIWITDFELPRTKTDYENSLTMKMFLFQFVNYYSSCFYIAFVKGKAVGYPGDPAYLLGKYRNEECDPGGCLIELTTQLSIIMGGKAILNNIQEVLLPWVKNLIFRYCTSAATEKLIPRWEQDYQLQALTKLGLFYEYLEMVIQFGFVTLFVASFPLAPVLALVNNIFEIRVDAWKITTQFRRIVPEKAQDIGAWQPILQGIAILAVATNAMIIAFTSDMIPRLVYYWSFSVYPYGDHFNNTMQGYINSSLSIFNIEDFSNNSKPMSTPYNITTCRYRDFRNPPGHPRQYQYNVYYWHVIAAKMAFIIVVEHIAYLTKFILSYVIPDVPYAVKEQIKREKYLTQVILHETNLRLVTRSLKPFDDGTLTRTEVNLTQEEMELDF from the exons ATGAGCGATAACGACATCTTCGAGATGGACTCCGTGTGTGAGACGGATGAGTTGGAGGGTGAAACTGACGTCGGCATAATAGACGAGGGAGTTG TTTATCCTGAGGAGTTTTTACCAATTTATCACAGTTTTGAAGACGGAACTACAGTCGCCAAAGCACATCTG GTAGAGTTTAATAACAAACCAGACTCCTTATTCTTCAATGACGGTGTGAGGAGGATTGACTTCATCCTGGTCTATGAAGATGAGGATAAGAAGGATTTTGAGAAGAGGCACGCATTCCAGCGGCACAAG AGGCGGCGAGAAACCTTTGAGGCCAGCTTGATGAAGATGGGAATGGAGCTGGAGGCGACACAATCT GTGACAGATGAGAAACTGATGTTTTTGAAAGTCCACATGCCATGGGACACGCTGTGCACATACGCCGAGGTCCTGCACATCAAGCTTCCCATCCAGCCCAATGACCTGTCGTCCCGCCCCTCCCCGTGGCGCTTTTTCTCCTGCATTACCAAGCACTTCTACCCCAACGAAGAACTGATCACAAAGGAGGCCGAGTTTTTCACCGCTCCCTTTGAGAAAAAACGTCTGGAGTACTTCCATGTGAGGGACAAAGATGTCTTCTTCACTGCGGCCATGAGGAGCAGGATG GCGTATTACATCCTGAGTCGTGCCCCCTATGAAATACGGGGGAGCATAAAGAAGTTTGGCGTCACCAAACTGCTGGATGCTGGAGTGTACAAAGCTGCCTATCCCCTCCATGAC TGCAGGTTCAATGTCAAGTCCAAAGAGGAGGGCTGCCCCAATGAGCGATACCTGCTCTACGAAGAGTGGGCTCATCCCAAAAGCTTCTACAAGATGCAACCACTAAACCTCATTAG GAAGTATTATGGGGAGAAGGTTGGCATTTACTTTGCCTGGTTGGGTTTCTACACGAGAATGCTCGCTCTGGCTGCCGTAGTTGGACTATGTTGTTTCATTTATGGATACACAACTCAAGAAACCAGCACCTGGAG CAAAGAGGTGTGCGACCCTGAAATTGGAGGAAAGATTGTGATGTGTCCACAGTGTGACAGAGAATGCAAATACTGGACGTTGGACAGCACGTGTGAAGCTTCGAAA aaACTTTGCATATTTGATAACTTTGGAACCTTGGTGTTTGCAGTTTTCATGTCAGTCTGGG taACTTTGTTCCTGGAGTTTTGGAAGCGCTACCAGGCAGAGCTGGAGTACACGTGGGACACTGTTGAGTTTCTGGAGCAGGAAGAGTTGCCTCGTCCGGAATATGAGGCCAAGTGTATCTATGAGAGGAAAAACCCTGTCACAGGg GTAAAAGAAAAGGTGCCCTATACAGCCTGTGGACGATGTGTTCGGGTGTCGATAGGAATTGGGACAGTCTTATTCTGG ATTCTGTTGATCATTGCGTCCATTGTGGCCATCATCGTCTACCGCCTGGCTGCATTTTTTGCCTTCTCAACTAAACTCCGATCTCAGGACCTGAAGGAGCTGCAAACCTTAAAGGACTATGTGACGCCTCAGATGGCCACTTCTGTCACAGCCTCCCTCATTAGCTTTGTTATAATTATGATCCTTAACATTCTCTATGAGCGCGTCGCCATCTGGATCACCGACTTTG AGCTTCCGCGGACCAAGACAGACTACGAGAACAGCCTGACCATGAAGATGTTCCTCTTTCAGTTCGTCAACTATTACTCTTCCTGTTTCTACATCGCCTTCGTCAAAGGGAAAGCGGTTGGCTATCCTGGAGATCCTGCTTATCTCTTGGGAAAATACCGCAACGAGGAG TGTGATCCTGGTGGTTGTCTGATTGAGTTGACGACTCAGCTCTCTATCATCATGGGTGGAAAAGCCATCTTGAACAACATCCAAGAGGTCTTGCTACC GTGGGTGAAGAATTTGATTTTCCGCTACTGCACCAGTGCGGCCACAGAGAAATTGATTCCTCGCTGGGAGCAGGACTACCAGCTCCAGGCCCTTACAAAACTAGGACTGTTCTATGAATATCTGGAGATGG TCATCCAGTTTGGCTTTGTGACCCTGTTTGTGGCCTCCTTCCCTTTGGCTCCGGTCCTGGCTCTGGTCAACAACATATTTGAGATTCGGGTTGATGCTTGGAAAATCACCACTCAGTTTCGCCGCATCGTGCCAGAGAAGGCCCAGGATATAGGAGCCTGGCAGCCCATTCTTCAAGGCATCGCTATATTGGCTGTTGCAACAAAT GCCATGATCATTGCTTTTACATCCGACATGATTCCACGGTTGGTCTACTACTGGTCTTTCTCTGTGTACCCATATGGAGATCACTTTAATAACACCATGCAGGGCTACATCAACAGCTCACTGTCTATATTCAACATCGAGGACTTCTCCAACAACAGCAAGCCGATGTCAACACCTTACAACATCACCACCTGCAG GTATCGAGATTTTCGGAATCCTCCCGGGCACCCCAGGCAGTATCAGTACAACGTCTACTACTGGCATGTGATCGCTGCCAAAATGGCTTTTATAATTGTTGTAGAG CACATTGCTTACCTTACGAAATTCATCCTGTCCTACGTGATCCCAGACGTCCCATACGCTGTCAAAGAACAGATCAAACGAGAGAAATACTTGACGCAGGTCATCCTCCACGAGACCAACCTCAGGCTGGTGACCAGAAGTTTGAAACCATTCGACGACGGGACACTCACGCGCACGGAGGTGAACTTGACACAGGAGGAGATGGAACTCGATTTCTGA